A region from the Brassica napus cultivar Da-Ae chromosome C8, Da-Ae, whole genome shotgun sequence genome encodes:
- the LOC106413948 gene encoding alkane hydroxylase MAH1-like: MSCLSISCNLNKKNKTFVIPMAYIGLLDVFIAFLIFIIFHFLIHKKTHKPFPRNWPILGMLPGVLVMLHKINGYLVEVLEVSNLTFVFKGPWFSGMNMLITADPANVQHVFSSNFSNYDKGSEFKEMFDFLGEGIFTADSKLWEEMRRSSMVMLSHQGFQSFSLKTIASKIKNGLVPVLDHFAKENMVFDLQDVFQRLAFDVTLTLVTGYDSNSLSIEMPKNEYAKAMDDAEEVVVVRHVKPMFVWKLQNWLGLGEEKKMTQANAAFDRSCAKYISAKREEIHQHSTIGEKAHDVDLLKFYMNLDTSKYELLNPKDDSFLKDIIKSFMLAGRDAIATTLTWFFWLLSKNPEALTKIRQEINTYLTRSSDKSLDQDKLSKMVYLHGALCEALRLYAPIPFERKSPIKQDVLPSGHKVDAKWKILFSVYALGRMRAVWGEDASEFKPERWISERNGGLKHEPSFKFFVFNSGPRNCLGKKLSFLQMKIVATEIIRNYDINVLEGHKIEPASSIVLHMKHGLKVKVAKRCLVS; this comes from the coding sequence ATGTCATGTCTCTCTATCTCTTGTAATcttaataagaaaaacaaaacttttgtTATACCAATGGCTTACATAGGCTTACTTGATGTCTTCATAGCTTTCCTTATCTTTATCATTTTCCATTTCTTGATTCACAAGAAAACCCATAAACCCTTTCCTAGAAACTGGCCCATTCTTGGGATGCTTCCTGGTGTGCTCGTCATGCTTCACAAGATCAATGGCTATCTTGTAGAAGTTCTCGAAGTCTCCAACTTAACCTTTGTATTCAAAGGCCCTTGGTTCTCTGGAATGAACATGTTGATCACTGCAGATCCTGCAAACGTTCAACACGTCTTCAGTTCCAACTTCTCTAATTACGACAAAGGATCTGAGTTCAAAGAGATGTTTGATTTTCTTGGAGAAGGAATCTTCACTGCTGACTCCAAACTCTGGGAGGAGATGAGGAGATCATCAATGGTCATGCTTAGCCATCAAGGGTTTCAAAGCTTCTCACTCAAGACCATTGCGAGTAAAATCAAGAACGGTCTTGTGCCAGTTCTTGATCATTTCGCAAAGGAGAATATGGTTTTTGATTTACAAGACGTGTTCCAGAGGTTAGCGTTCGATGTAACCCTAACTCTTGTAACGGGTTACGATTCTAACTCTCTTTCCATTGAAATGCCGAAGAATGAGTATGCAAAAGCTATGGATGATGCTGAAGAAGTGGTTGTGGTTAGGCATGTTAAGCCTATGTTCGTGTGGAAGCTTCAAAACTGGCTTGGACtcggagaagagaagaagatgacacAAGCTAACGCTGCTTTTGATAGATCTTGTGCAAAGTATATATCTGCAAAGAGAGAGGAGATTCATCAACACTCCACTATTGGAGAAAAAGCTCATGATGTggatttattaaaattctataTGAATCTTGATACCTCCAAGTATGAGCTCTTAAACCCTAAAGACGATAGCTTCCTCAAAGACATCATCAAGAGTTTCATGCTTGCTGGAAGAGACGCCATTGCAACAACTCTCACTTGGTTCTTCTGGCTTCTCTCCAAGAACCCTGAAGCTCTGACCAAGATCCGTCAAGAGATCAACACATATCTAACAAGATCCTCCGACAAGAGTTTAGACCAAGACAAGTTAAGCAAGATGGTGTATCTACATGGTGCATTGTGTGAAGCATTAAGGCTATACGCTCCTATCCCGTTCGAGAGAAAGTCTCCCATAAAGCAAGATGTGCTTCCAAGTGGACACAAGGTGGATGCAAAGTGGAAGATCTTGTTCTCTGTCTATGCCTTGGGGAGAATGAGAGCCGTGTGGGGAGAGGACGCGTCTGAGTTTAAGCCGGAGAGATGGATCTCTGAGAGAAATGGAGGCTTGAAACATGAACCTTCTTTCAAGTTCTTTGTGTTTAACTCTGGTCCAAGAAATTGCTTGGGGAAAAAATTGTCTTTCTTGCAGATGAAGATAGTAGCTACTGAGATCATACGAAACTATGACATCAATGTCCTTGAAGGGCACAAGATCGAGCCAGCTTCTTCTATAGTCCTTCACATGAAACATGGTCTCAAAGTCAAAGTTGCTAAGAGATGTTTGGTTTCATAA